A region from the Salvia miltiorrhiza cultivar Shanhuang (shh) unplaced genomic scaffold, IMPLAD_Smil_shh fragScaff_scaffold_61, whole genome shotgun sequence genome encodes:
- the LOC131003050 gene encoding uncharacterized protein LOC131003050 codes for MSGRESSRVRDMRFVLLQEILRDHVIQVALLFAFYAKYRLRKRKRGDGALKYEIISKMPDQEKHLRRLVGVHDVDCISNLRMDRRTFARLCVILRERGGLVNGQFVTVEEQVAMFLSVLAHHKKNKVVRFDFWRSGQTISHYVHAVLGAVIRVHDLFLAKPEAVPADCSDPRWRWFKGCLGALDGTYISVMVGNEDKPRYRTRKGQISTNVLGVCDRNLNFSYVLTGWEGSAADSRILRDAINRPHGLRVPKGNYYLCDNGYANSDGFLTPFKGVRYHLKEWGPNNARPQNKEELFNLRHSKARNAIERAFGILKMRWGILRSPSFYPIRVQNRLIMAAFLLNNFVRMEMPIDPIEQQLDNMPQDNGLAIDATHDEFIDVVQCSPEWNAARNALAEAMWSQYLNNN; via the exons ATGTCAGGGAGGGAAAGTAGTCGTGTGCGTGACATGCGATTCGTCTTGTTACAAGAAATTTTGCGTGATCATGTCATCCAAGTGGCTCTGTTATTTGCATTCTATGCTAAGTATAGGTTAAGGAAAAGAAAGCGAGGTGATGGAGCCTTAAAGTACGAGATAATAAGTAAGATGCCTGACCAAGAAAAACACTTACGTCGTTTAGTAGGTGTACATGATGTGGACTGTATTTCCAACCTTCGTATGGATCGTAGGACTTTTGCTAGGCTTTGCGTGATTTTACGAGAACGGGGGGGTTTGGTTAATGGTCAGTTTGTTACAGTTGAGGAACAAGTAGCAATGTTCCTTTCAGTTCTAGCACATCATAAAAAGAACAAAGTAGTCAGATTCGACTTTTGGAGATCCGGTCAAACGATCTCGCATTATGTACATGCGGTCTTAGGAGCAGTTATTAGGGTACATGATTTATTCCTAGCCAAACCCGAAGCTGTTCCAGCAGATTGTAGTGACCCACGGTGGAGGTGGTTTAAG GGCTGTTTAGGGGCATTAGACGGCACTTATATCAGTGTCATGGTCGGTAACGAGGATAAACCTCGGTATCGGACAAGAAAGGGGCAAATATCAACAAATGTTCTAGGTGTTTGTGATCGTAATCTGAATTTCAGTTACGTACTAACCGGTTGGGAAGGATCGGCTGCGGACTCTCGAATCCTACGAGATGCAATTAATAGACCTCATGGCCTTAGGGTCCCAAAGG GGAACTACTATTTGTGTGACAACGGTTACGCGAATAGTGATGGTTTTCTAACGCCTTTCAAGGGTGTTAGATACCATTTAAAAGAGTGGGGTCCGAATAATGCACGACCACAAAATAAAGAAGAGCTATTTAACCTGAGGCATAGTAAGGCGAGAAACGCGATAGAGCGAGCCTTCGGCATATTGAAGATGAGGTGGGGTATTCTTAGGTCTCCATCATTTTACCCTATTCGGGTGCAAAATAGACTCATAATGGCAGCATtcttactcaataattttgtTCGGATGGAGATGCCGATCGACCCCATAGAACAGCAACTAGACAATATGCCTCAAGACAACGGGTTGGCCATAGATGCAACACATGATGAATTCATTGACGTCGTTCAGTGTTCCCCCGAATGGAATGCGGCGAGGAATGCCTTGGCCGAAGCTATGTGGTCGCAGTATCTGAATAATAATTAG